The genomic window NNNNNNNNNNNNNNNNNNNNNNNNNNNNNNNNNNNNNNNNNNNNNNNNNNNNNNNNNNNNNNNNNNNNNNNNNNNNNNNNNNNNNNNNNNNNNNNNNNNNNNNNNNNNNNNNNNNNNNNNNNNNNNNNNNNNNNNNNNNNNNNNNNNNNNNNNNNNNNNNNNNNNNNNNNNNNNNNNNNNNNNNNNNNNNNNNNNNNNNNNNNNNNNNNNNNNNNNNNNNNNNNNNNNNNNNNNNNNNNNNNNNNNNNNNNNNNNNNNNNNNNNNNNNNNNNNNNNNNNNNNNNNNNNNNNNNNNNNNNNNNNNNNNNNNNNNNNNNNNNNNNNNNNNNNNNNNNNNNNNNNNNNNNNNNNNNNNNNNNNNNNNNNNNNNNNNNNNNNNNNNNNNNNNNNNNNNNNNNNNNNNNNNNNNNNNNNNNNNNNNNNNNNNNNNNNNNNNNNNNNNNNNNNNNNNNNNNNNNNNNNNNNNNNNNNNNNNNNNNNNNNNNNNNNNNNNNNNNNNNNNNNNNNNNNNNNNNNNNNNNNNNNNNNNNNNNNNNNNNNNNNNNNNNNNNNNNNNNNNNNNNNNNNNNNNNNNNNNNNNNNTTTTCCAGTTGTtgttcgaattcaccagaccaattacctaaaagatagctAGACAATTCTTTAGACAAATTAGCTGCATGAGTAAATTTTTCATATTGAATGCTGGCCACACACAGCCCCGGATACTTCCATTCACAATCAAGCTGAGCCAATTGCCAGAGGACATCTATCTGTTCTTGAACTAGTTGATAGGCTGCATGCAGCTTTTCAGAAGAGAGTGGCCATTGAGAAACCCATACTGGCTCTTCCATCTTCCAGGAGATGGGAATTCCTTCCTCAGCGGCCCCTAAGAAAAACCCAACCCTTGTCTGGGTTTTCGTGGCTTTGCAATTATAGGATCTTTCCGCCCCTGCAAATGTTTATCCAAGCCAAAATCTGGGTGACAGCCCATATCTTTCATCAGGGCTTGCACCTTTTCTGAATAGTCATTACTCAACTTAAAGCCCATGTCTTTCATAAGGTCTCTTCCCCATAATGAAACTGGAAGTTCCAGAATGTAAGGCTGAATCACCCCAGAATGACCCTCTGTATCTTGCCAATTTAACAAGGTAGCACTAACATTAGGGGCTTTAGCATATCCCAGTCCTTGGAGGGTATGCGATGACAGTTGTATAGGCCACCCTCGTGGCCAATCTTTACTGGCTATAATGCTCTTGTCTGCTCCTGTATCTAAAAGGCCAGTGATCTTAATTCCATTAATAGTTAGTTGTAAAGTTGGTCTTCGATCTAAGTCCAAAGATAAAAATGCTAAATCTGTACCGGTTGAGCCAAAGCCCTTATCTCCTCTTTTAATATCTCTAGCTGGATGTTTGTCATGTAGACTGGGCAAGATAACAAGTTGGGCTATCCTGTCACCTGGGGAAATTGCAGTAATGCCTTTTGGCGACTCAACCATAATTTTAACTCTGCCTGTATAGTCTGAATCTATTATCCCTGGGTGAACTCGTAAGCTTCTTAAGGTGGTAGATGATCTCCCTATCAATTGTCCCActgtgaagagcagaaggaggccTTGAAAGTCAGAGTCCTGCCTGACGACCCTTTTCCTGTTCCAGCATTGGACATAGCCTTCTCAGAAGCTGCTTTCTCGGATCTCTCTTCCTGCAAGATCTCTAGGGCAGCTTGACCATTCTCCACCGCTTCACTATATCGCTGATCTTCCAGGCAACCTCGCATTAGCTTCCATACTGGCCTAACTCCTTTTCTTACCGTACCTTGTTCCTTGTTCAGTGGCAAAGTTGAGATCTCTACCTAGCTTCTCCCAGGAGAGCACGGTAAGATTGCCGGAGGCCGCAAACCAAGGTGCAATGGTATCGCACTCCTCCAGGAACCTCTCTAAAGTgctcctttttatctttaaatttttagaacggggctggagagatggctcagaggttaagagcattgtctgctcttccaaaggtcctgagttcaattcccagcaaccacatggtggctcacaatcatctgtaatggggtctggtgccctcNNNNNNNNNNNNNNNNNNNNNNNNNNNNNNNNNNNNNNNNNNNNNNNNNNNNNNNNNNNNNNNNNNNNNNNNNNNNNNNNNNNNNNNNNNNNNNNNNNNNNNNNNNNNNNNNNNNNNNNNNNNNNNNNNNNNNNNNNNNNNNNNNNNNNNNNNNNNNNNNNNNNNNNNNNNNNNNNNNNNNNNNNNNNNNNNNNNNNNNNNNNNNNNNNNNNNNNNNNNNNNNNNNNNNNNNNNNNNNNNNNNNNNNNNNNNNNNNNNNNNNNNNNNNNNNNNNNNNNNNNNNNNNNNNNNNNNNNNNNNNNNNNNNNNNNNNNNNNNNNNNNNNNNNNNNNNNNNNNNNNNNNNNNNNNNNNNNNNNNNNNNNNNNNNNNNNNNNNNNNNNNNNNNNNNNNNNNNNNNNNNNNNNNNNNNNNNNNNNNNNNNNNNNNNNNNNNNNNNNNNNNNNNNNNNNNNNNNNNNNNNNNNNNNNNNNNNNNNNNNNNNNNNNNNNNNNNNNNNNNNNNNNNNNNNNNNNNNNNNNNNNNNNNNNNNNNNNNNNNNNNNNNNNNNNNNNNNNNNNNNNNNNNNNNNNNNNNNNNNNNNNNNNNNNNNNNNNNNNNNNNNNNNNNNNNNNNNNNNNNNNNNNNNNNNCGCTCACTTTCGGGATCGTGGAGGGTGGAAGCCAGCGCCATCTTTTAGgcgtggctccacgcagctctctacagtaTTCCAAAGGAAGGTTTGTGAAGTCAAACAGTATATAGCAGGGTCAGAGTTTACCAGGTAGCCTCTGACAGAACCACAACAGAGGTCAAGtttttacacatatatacaagtaaagGAACTGGGCTTTGGGTCCAAATAGAATTTGATTTGAATCCTGTGTTCACAAATCATCTTGACAATCAGGAATTTACTGTTTGAAAACTCTATAGACCATCTTCCTTCTCATGTCTCCAACATCATTTATGTGGTGCTGGTTACATCATTGCCCATgatgtatctatctatcttaaaTTGTACTTCTTATGAATACTGGTTTCCAATGTCTTGCATGAAGCTATTTGGTGCTTTGATGTGGGAcgtcctctgtatatgtgttgccattattggctaatgaataaaactgctttggcctatggcagggcagaatataaccaaGCTgaaagagatatggagagagagtaggtggagtcaaagagactccTTGCaccagcagaaggagaaagacatcacTGCTGAaaactttccagtaagccacagccttgtggggaagcacagattaatagaaatgggttaatttaacatgtaagagttagttaataagaagtctgagctaataggttaAACAGTATTGtgattaatgtagtttctgtgtagtttcaggtctgggtggccgggaaacaaataagcagtctccatttacagtggTGGTAAACATAAAAAAGTTATCCAGCatataaagaataattaaaatggaTTACTTTAGatattaataacatttattattatctgAAAGATTGACATACTGAAATTTAAAAGTTGACACTgaaatatctatatattatatgtttttttccttaaagTAAGAGGCAAATAACATTACTAATTTGGTACATAAGATAAATAATGGGACACAGTTTATCTTAGTAAGACTATTGAAATATCTTTTACCTTTTGTTTATATACTTACTAATAAAAGAGTGACTTATATTGAGCTATACCAGCACAGATGGAACTGTGTATTCTAACTTGACAAGGCTCTGTCATTCCTATGTCAGATACCTCATTTTCAGTGACTGAGATAAAGatgagaaatgtttatttaatttgcagGTGAGGAAATAAGAAAGCAATAACATGATATGTCACAGCCACTGTTCAAAATGATAGattgaaacagaaaacacaagtaAGTGTGAACGTAAAGTATCTCTTTAGGATAAATATGACTTACTGGCATTTCAGAAGGACATGGTGATGGCTTCAAAGTCTGAAAGTGTCCAGGGTCATCATACTGAACTATTCCTATAGTTGAGTCCACAGTGAGAACGAGAGTGTAGCTGAAACCCTGAAAACAGTACTTCTCGGCTGGGGAGTCCAGGGAACTGGAGAGTTCATTTCTATTGCTCCAGTGCTTTTACTACTATAAGCAAAGCTGGTCAGTGGGGCTAATCATCCTCCAATGTATGAGCCATATCGAAGTTCTAGGACCCTGCTGTCTGACCTAATT from Microtus ochrogaster isolate Prairie Vole_2 unplaced genomic scaffold, MicOch1.0 UNK4, whole genome shotgun sequence includes these protein-coding regions:
- the LOC106144313 gene encoding endogenous retrovirus group K member 7 Pro protein-like; translation: MVESPKGITAISPGDRIAQLVILPSLHDKHPARDIKRGDKGFGSTGTDLAFLSLDLDRRPTLQLTINGIKITGLLDTGADKSIIASKDWPRGWPIQLSSHTLQGLGYAKAPNVSATLLNWQDTEGHSGVIQPYILELPVSLWGRDLMKDMGFKLSNDYSEKVQALMKDMGCHPDFGLDKHLQGRKDPIIAKPRKPRQGLGFS